A single genomic interval of Spinacia oleracea cultivar Varoflay chromosome 6, BTI_SOV_V1, whole genome shotgun sequence harbors:
- the LOC110797841 gene encoding uncharacterized protein isoform X2 yields MRFLYYFAACISKGRSATTTIGQKGARQTRKPGYFSPLHLFEDRKPEKHTYKMGNISGGECGRRTSKSMDESECEIASPRIRLKDGRLLAYRETGVPKEEANFKIIIVHGFGSSKDMSFSAPQGLIEDLKIYMLLYDRAGYADSDPNPQRSLKSEALDIEQLADQLDLGPKFYVIGVSMGSYPTWSCLQYIPHRLQGVALVAAVVNYRWPSLPKSLIKDDFRKGLVKICLFVLKHMPGFLYWWMTQKCIPSANVMEKNTVFFSERDQEVLKRTPGFELLSENKIEQRSVFDNLRGDILVGFSKWEFDPLKLNNPFPKDEGSVHLWVGYEDKVVPVELQRHVMGELPWIKYHEIPHGGHLIVYDAEVCESILRALLLNEEPAKYIPLPGTPKLITAS; encoded by the exons ATGCGTTTTTTATACTATTTCGCAGCCTGTATAAGCAAAGGGAGGTcggcaacaacaacaattggtCAAAAAGGCGCCAGACAAACAAGGAAACCCGGATATTTTTCCCCACTGCATTTATTTGAAGATCGAAAACCTGAAAAACACACTTATAAG ATGGGGAATATCTCAGGAGGAGAGTGTGGAAGGAGAACTTCAAAGTCAATGGATGAGAGTGAATGTGAAATTGCATCACCCAGAATCAGATTAAAAGATGGCAGATTATTGGCTTACAGAGAAACTGGGGTTCCTAAAGAAGAAGCTAATTTCAAGATCATCATTGTTCATGGATTTGGCAGCAGCAAAGATATGAGTTTTTCTGCACCTCAA GGTCTAATTGAAGATTTGAAGATATATATGCTGCTATATGATAGAGCAGGCTACGCGGATAGTGATCCAAATCCTCAAAGATCACTAAAGAGTGAAGCATTAGATATCGAGCAACTAGCGGATCAGTTAGACTTAGGACCTAAGTTCTATGTGATTGGAGTGTCAATGGGATCATATCCTACTTGGAGTTGCCTCCAGTATATACCACACAG GCTGCAAGGTGTAGCTTTGGTGGCTGCAGTTGTCAATTATCGTTGGCCTTCTCTACCTAAAAGCCtaatcaaagatgatttcagaaaAGGTCTTGTTAAAATATGTCTTTTTGTTTTGAAACATATGCCTGGCTTTCTATATTGGTGGATGACACAAAAGTGTATTCCTTCGGCCAATGTAATGGAGAAGAACACAGTATTTTTCAGTGAACGAGATCAGGAAGTTCTGAAAAGAACCCCAGGATTCGAGCTTCTCAGTGAG AACAAAATAGAGCAGAGAAGTGTGTTTGACAATCTGAGGGGTGATATTCTGGTAGGATTCAGTAAATGGGAATTCGATCCATTGAAACTAAACAATCCATTTCCTAAAGACGAGGGGTCAGTTCATCTATGGGTAGGCTATGAAGATAAGGTGGTTCCAGTTGAACTTCAAAGACATGTGATGGGAGAGTTGCCTTGGATCAAGTACCATGAAATTCCTCATGGCGGACATTTGATTGTGTATGATGCTGAAGTATGCGAATCCATCTTAAGGGCTCTCTTGCTCAACGAAGAACCTGCAAAATATATACCATTACCTGGTACACCAAAGCTGATAACAGCATCatga
- the LOC110797842 gene encoding uncharacterized protein codes for MWIAAVITFLVAGVIHQMVKPPPSRRCGSVNGPPVTSPRVRLSDGRYLAYKVRGAAKENAKHKVIINSGFSASKETYIPVSDEWLQKLSIFLVTFDRPGYAESDPNPNRSPKNDALDIQELADRLELGPKFYVVGVSMGSYPAWGCLKYIPHRLAGVAFIVPVINYWWPSLPSEICSKAYSKLALKEQWRLRLIHYSPKLAWSVQRWFPFPTIHSILKDNPKAFSESDLAIMKILSDVPAPDKDMIAQQGLYESLYRDTAVAYGSWDFNPLELTSPYPENSSSSVHLWIGREDGIVAPELSHHVAGRLPWIRTHEVPYGGHLFLHDKNVCEMILKSLVLGENPSFE; via the exons ATGTGGATAGCAGCGGTTATCACTTTTCTTGTAGCTGGGGTTATACATCAGATGGTAAAACCACCTCCTTCAAGAAGGTGTGGTTCAGTTAATGGTCCCCCTGTAACCTCACCTAGAGTCAGACTGAGTGATGGAAGGTATTTGGCTTACAAAGTCCGAGGAGCTGCGAAAGAAAATGCTAAACACAAAGTCATCATCAATTCTGGTTTTTCTGCCTCAAAAGAGACCTATATACCCGTGTCAGAT GAGTGGTTGCAAAAGTTGAGCATATTTCTTGTTACATTCGACAGACCAGGATACGCTGAGAGTGATCCAAATCCTAACCGCTCACCAAAAAATGATGCTCTTGATATTCAAGAACTTGCTGATCGACTAGAGCTTGGCCCAAAGTTTTATGTCGTTGGAGTATCCATGGGTTCTTACCCTGCATGGGGTTGTCTCAAATACATACCTCATCG GCTTGCAGGTGTAGCATTTATAGTTCCAGTAATCAACTACTGGTGGCCTTCACTTCCTTCTGAAATATGCAGCAAAGCGTATAGTAAACTGGCATTGAAGGAACAGTGGAGACTCCGGTTAATCCATTATTCCCCTAAATTAGCATGGTCGGTGCAGCGATGGTTTCCTTTCCCTACTATACATTCTATTCTGAAGGACAACCCCAAAGCTTTCAGTGAGAGTGACCTAGCTATCATGAAAATCCTGTCAGATGTACCCGCTCCTGATAAG GACATGATTGCCCAGCAAGGCTTATATGAGTCCTTGTACAGAGACACTGCAGTTGCATACGGCTCCTGGGACTTCAACCCATTAGAACTTACCAGCCCATATCCTGAAAACAGCAGCAGCTCAGTTCACCTGTGGATAGGACGCGAAGATGGCATTGTTGCACCAGAACTATCACATCATGTTGCAGGAAGACTGCCTTGGATCCGCACCCACGAAGTTCCGTATGGTGGGCATCTTTTCTTACATGACAAGAATGTCTGTGAAATGATCTTGAAGTCACTAGTTCTCGGGGAAAACCCTTCTTTTGAGTAG
- the LOC110797843 gene encoding uncharacterized protein, whose product MFGQIVVAFAAILLGCVYKAIKPPPPKICGSPGGPPVTSPRIKLADGRHLSYREAGVNKDEAKHKIIVIHGFASSKDLILPVSQELVEELKLYFLLFDRAGYGESDPYPKRSVKSEAYDIQELADALQLGSKFYVIGISMGGYPAYSCLKYIPQRLAGLSLVVPFVNYWWPGFPCSREVFKSLRLQDQWTFRVARYAPWLFYWWMTQKWFPSLSLLSGDPSVFSRQDLEIMKNMPQVPQDKSRQQGDYESLHRDIMVGFGTWEFGPLDLKNPFLENEGSVHIWQGYEDKVIPFQMNRFIKEKLQWIKYHEVPDGGHMFSSDQSMFETILRALLLG is encoded by the exons ATGTTTGGACAGATAGTTGTGGCATTTGCTGCCATTCTTTTGGGCTGCGTTTACAAGGCGATAAAGCCTCCTCCTCCGAAAATATGTGGTTCACCTGGTGGTCCCCCTGTAACTTCACCAAGGATCAAACTCGCAGATGGCAGGCATTTGTCATACAGGGAGGCAGGAGTTAACAAAGATGAGGCTAAGCACAAGATCATAGTCATACATGGTTTTGCTAGCTCCAAAGATCTGATTTTACCCGTCTCTCAA GAACTTGTAGAAGAGCTAAAGTTATACTTCCTGCTTTTTGATAGAGCTGGATATGGAGAAAGTGACCCCTACCCAAAACGCTCTGTGAAAAGTGAAGCATATGATATTCAAGAACTCGCTGATGCATTGCAGCTAGGATCTAAGTTTTATGTCATTGGAATCTCAATGGGAGGTTACCCTGCATATAGTTGTTTAAAATACATTCCACAAAG ATTAGCTGGGCTCTCCTTGGTTGTTCCATTTGTCAACTACTGGTGGCCTGGTTTTCCTTGTTCGAGAGAGGTTTTTAAGAGTCTTCGTCTTCAGGATCAATGGACCTTTCGTGTGGCACGTTATGCTCCTTGGTTATTTTACTGGTGGATGACTCAAAAATGGTTCCCTTCATTAAGCCTCTTGTCTGGTGATCCATCTGTTTTCAGTCGACAAGATTTGGAAATCATGAAGAACATGCCACAAGTTCCACAG GATAAAAGCCGCCAGCAAGGTGATTATGAATCTCTTCATCGAGATATTATGGTTGGCTTTGGGACATGGGAATTTGGTCCTTTGGATCTTAAGAATCCTTTCCTTGAAAATGAAGGTTCAGTTCACATCTGGCAAGGCTATGAGGACAAAGTAATTCCATTTCAAATGAATCGCTTTATTAAGGAAAAGCTTCAATGGATTAAGTATCATGAAGTTCCTGATGGTGGACATATGTTCAGCTCTGATCAGAGCATGTTTGAAACCATCTTAAGAGCACTTCTGCTTGGATAG
- the LOC110797841 gene encoding uncharacterized protein isoform X1 gives MRFLYYFAACISKGRSATTTIGQKGARQTRKPGYFSPLHLFEDRKPEKHTYKHLQMGNISGGECGRRTSKSMDESECEIASPRIRLKDGRLLAYRETGVPKEEANFKIIIVHGFGSSKDMSFSAPQGLIEDLKIYMLLYDRAGYADSDPNPQRSLKSEALDIEQLADQLDLGPKFYVIGVSMGSYPTWSCLQYIPHRLQGVALVAAVVNYRWPSLPKSLIKDDFRKGLVKICLFVLKHMPGFLYWWMTQKCIPSANVMEKNTVFFSERDQEVLKRTPGFELLSENKIEQRSVFDNLRGDILVGFSKWEFDPLKLNNPFPKDEGSVHLWVGYEDKVVPVELQRHVMGELPWIKYHEIPHGGHLIVYDAEVCESILRALLLNEEPAKYIPLPGTPKLITAS, from the exons ATGCGTTTTTTATACTATTTCGCAGCCTGTATAAGCAAAGGGAGGTcggcaacaacaacaattggtCAAAAAGGCGCCAGACAAACAAGGAAACCCGGATATTTTTCCCCACTGCATTTATTTGAAGATCGAAAACCTGAAAAACACACTTATAAG CATTTGCAGATGGGGAATATCTCAGGAGGAGAGTGTGGAAGGAGAACTTCAAAGTCAATGGATGAGAGTGAATGTGAAATTGCATCACCCAGAATCAGATTAAAAGATGGCAGATTATTGGCTTACAGAGAAACTGGGGTTCCTAAAGAAGAAGCTAATTTCAAGATCATCATTGTTCATGGATTTGGCAGCAGCAAAGATATGAGTTTTTCTGCACCTCAA GGTCTAATTGAAGATTTGAAGATATATATGCTGCTATATGATAGAGCAGGCTACGCGGATAGTGATCCAAATCCTCAAAGATCACTAAAGAGTGAAGCATTAGATATCGAGCAACTAGCGGATCAGTTAGACTTAGGACCTAAGTTCTATGTGATTGGAGTGTCAATGGGATCATATCCTACTTGGAGTTGCCTCCAGTATATACCACACAG GCTGCAAGGTGTAGCTTTGGTGGCTGCAGTTGTCAATTATCGTTGGCCTTCTCTACCTAAAAGCCtaatcaaagatgatttcagaaaAGGTCTTGTTAAAATATGTCTTTTTGTTTTGAAACATATGCCTGGCTTTCTATATTGGTGGATGACACAAAAGTGTATTCCTTCGGCCAATGTAATGGAGAAGAACACAGTATTTTTCAGTGAACGAGATCAGGAAGTTCTGAAAAGAACCCCAGGATTCGAGCTTCTCAGTGAG AACAAAATAGAGCAGAGAAGTGTGTTTGACAATCTGAGGGGTGATATTCTGGTAGGATTCAGTAAATGGGAATTCGATCCATTGAAACTAAACAATCCATTTCCTAAAGACGAGGGGTCAGTTCATCTATGGGTAGGCTATGAAGATAAGGTGGTTCCAGTTGAACTTCAAAGACATGTGATGGGAGAGTTGCCTTGGATCAAGTACCATGAAATTCCTCATGGCGGACATTTGATTGTGTATGATGCTGAAGTATGCGAATCCATCTTAAGGGCTCTCTTGCTCAACGAAGAACCTGCAAAATATATACCATTACCTGGTACACCAAAGCTGATAACAGCATCatga